One part of the Corynebacterium aurimucosum ATCC 700975 genome encodes these proteins:
- a CDS encoding minor capsid protein: MTPTYGTLREDLARHLASNGLAQWAPTGIYKKFTPPAVYLGVLPDEAGPSIGLAVYHFGTEDTVQQDTGTPRIRVQLRIKGTRDPRYASRIADDVYQLLHERTNYQLDNGVSVLRSARVLTYEERDEASVYHRVESYEFVVNPN, from the coding sequence ATGACCCCAACCTATGGAACACTGCGTGAGGATTTAGCCCGCCATCTTGCTAGCAATGGGCTAGCCCAGTGGGCACCAACCGGAATCTATAAAAAATTCACCCCACCCGCCGTGTATCTAGGTGTGCTACCGGATGAAGCAGGCCCAAGCATTGGGCTAGCCGTATACCACTTCGGAACAGAAGACACCGTACAGCAGGACACCGGCACACCCCGCATCCGTGTGCAACTCCGAATCAAGGGCACCCGTGACCCGCGCTATGCATCCCGCATTGCGGACGATGTGTACCAGCTACTGCATGAACGGACGAACTACCAGCTGGACAACGGGGTTTCAGTCTTACGCTCTGCGCGAGTCCTCACATACGAGGAACGGGACGAAGCCAGTGTTTACCACCGTGTGGAGTCCTACGAATTCGTAGTCAACCCCAACTAG
- a CDS encoding HK97 gp10 family phage protein produces the protein MAELDWRGHEVARDIKQATTNALRAGAHLLRDEAVQRTPIETGTLRNSARASVEGNEAMVSYNTPYAARQHEEVGWQHKEGQAKYLESALLDNQTRISELIAKEIGKAMR, from the coding sequence ATGGCTGAGTTGGATTGGCGCGGTCATGAGGTAGCCCGCGACATTAAACAGGCCACCACGAATGCTTTGCGCGCCGGGGCACACCTACTACGCGATGAAGCTGTACAGCGAACCCCGATTGAGACCGGCACGCTGCGCAATAGTGCCCGCGCCAGCGTGGAGGGCAACGAAGCCATGGTGTCCTACAACACCCCGTACGCGGCCCGGCAGCACGAAGAGGTTGGGTGGCAGCACAAGGAAGGCCAAGCCAAATACCTAGAGTCCGCGCTTTTGGATAATCAGACACGAATCTCTGAGCTGATAGCCAAAGAGATTGGGAAGGCGATGCGATGA
- a CDS encoding phage capsid protein yields MSVESFKPILWAAALDAPFQDALVYSQTGVANARFQPVLQNSGKSVKINRLGAVKTRTYTQGESITYDTLSTESTELVMDQQEYYAFLIEDIDRAQAAGDFQNESTRQHAYAMAAKVDAHTAGVLKDGAKTKLGNKAVFDGADFYRPAEGQMTAWDVLREFSKQLNKHSAPSLDRWVVVGPNMAAALLADRRFTEADKAGTDTILRNGQIGAIKTLGFTVYTSNQAPVTAGRETIIGGAPNALDFASQLQTAEAFRHQDHFADAFRGLQVWGSGLAYPESVVTLEADVKPGTLGSAPAAA; encoded by the coding sequence ATGTCTGTCGAATCCTTTAAGCCCATCCTCTGGGCCGCAGCCCTTGACGCCCCCTTCCAGGACGCACTGGTCTACTCCCAGACCGGCGTGGCAAACGCCCGCTTCCAGCCGGTACTTCAAAACTCCGGCAAGAGTGTCAAGATTAACCGCCTTGGTGCTGTCAAGACCCGCACCTACACCCAAGGTGAGTCAATCACCTACGACACCCTGTCTACCGAGTCCACCGAGCTGGTCATGGACCAGCAAGAGTACTACGCATTCCTCATTGAGGATATTGACCGTGCTCAGGCCGCTGGCGACTTCCAGAATGAGTCCACCCGCCAGCACGCCTACGCCATGGCGGCAAAGGTCGATGCTCACACTGCCGGTGTGCTCAAGGACGGGGCTAAGACCAAGCTGGGTAACAAGGCCGTGTTTGACGGTGCGGACTTCTACCGACCTGCTGAGGGCCAGATGACCGCGTGGGATGTACTACGTGAGTTCTCTAAGCAGCTGAATAAGCACTCTGCCCCGTCCCTTGACCGTTGGGTTGTTGTCGGCCCGAACATGGCTGCTGCGCTGCTGGCTGACCGTCGCTTTACTGAGGCTGACAAGGCCGGTACTGACACCATTCTGCGCAATGGTCAGATTGGTGCCATCAAGACGCTTGGTTTCACCGTGTACACCTCTAATCAGGCTCCGGTGACTGCTGGCCGCGAGACCATTATTGGTGGCGCGCCGAACGCTCTGGACTTTGCTTCTCAGCTTCAGACTGCTGAGGCTTTCCGTCACCAGGATCACTTTGCGGATGCTTTCCGTGGTCTTCAGGTGTGGGGTTCTGGACTGGCTTACCCGGAGTCTGTGGTGACTCTGGAGGCTGATGTGAAGCCGGGCACGCTTGGTTCCGCTCCGGCTGCTGCCTAG
- a CDS encoding phage minor capsid protein, with protein sequence MVFDPARTEGLNDDVVALYRRAEMYLIEVIRRALIRTGESPTWAEAQLLAIRQERGNIEGMADALHKRLGTTWRSTIDAAYLRGQIEAEKELAALPEHLRPTPAAPVFESSAAVYALVSEAITTMEPVHRNLVRRVDDIWRRIGVEATGYSVTGVMTTQQAAQRAFTRMAREGLPFYVDKAGRKWGLDTYAEMAVRTMTNKALRAGHTNTMIEHGIDLVVVSSHKNPAPQCAPYERKVLSLTGKFALGTHRIGDNIVNVKATMRDAESSGLHHPNCRHTHSAYIPGYTRISDAPYDGDDTGYKATQKQRYYERQIRASKRMEQAAIDETDVRAARQRTRAYQAKLRDHVAEHDLPRRRHREQVRQPASGAVGLSFDD encoded by the coding sequence ATGGTCTTTGACCCGGCACGCACAGAGGGGCTAAACGATGATGTTGTAGCCCTGTATCGGCGTGCCGAAATGTATTTGATTGAGGTGATCCGCCGCGCCTTAATCAGGACGGGGGAGTCACCCACGTGGGCTGAGGCCCAACTGCTTGCGATTCGGCAAGAGCGCGGAAACATCGAGGGCATGGCAGACGCGCTGCACAAGCGTTTGGGTACCACGTGGCGCAGCACGATTGACGCGGCGTATCTGCGTGGGCAGATTGAGGCAGAAAAGGAACTCGCTGCACTTCCAGAGCATTTGCGCCCAACACCAGCCGCCCCAGTGTTTGAGAGTAGCGCGGCTGTGTATGCCCTTGTGTCTGAGGCAATTACCACGATGGAACCAGTGCACCGCAACCTTGTGCGCCGCGTGGATGACATTTGGCGACGTATCGGGGTGGAGGCCACCGGTTATAGCGTGACGGGGGTGATGACTACGCAGCAAGCGGCGCAGCGCGCTTTTACCCGCATGGCCCGGGAGGGATTACCGTTCTATGTGGACAAGGCAGGCCGCAAGTGGGGACTAGACACGTATGCGGAAATGGCTGTACGGACTATGACGAATAAGGCTTTGCGGGCTGGCCACACCAACACCATGATTGAGCACGGTATTGACCTAGTAGTGGTGTCATCACACAAGAACCCTGCCCCACAGTGCGCCCCGTATGAGCGTAAAGTACTGTCACTCACCGGTAAGTTCGCGCTGGGCACACATCGTATTGGTGACAACATCGTGAACGTGAAGGCAACTATGCGGGACGCTGAATCTAGCGGACTGCACCATCCTAATTGCCGCCATACACATTCTGCCTACATCCCCGGCTACACGAGGATTAGTGACGCCCCCTACGATGGCGACGATACCGGCTACAAAGCCACCCAAAAGCAGCGCTACTATGAGCGGCAGATTCGCGCCTCCAAACGCATGGAGCAAGCCGCGATAGACGAAACCGATGTGAGGGCAGCACGCCAGCGCACAAGGGCGTATCAGGCGAAACTGCGCGACCATGTGGCTGAGCATGACTTACCGCGCCGCCGCCACCGAGAGCAAGTCCGACAGCCAGCGAGTGGGGCAGTGGGATTGTCATTCGATGACTAA
- a CDS encoding phage portal protein, with protein MSMPAANTPWPPEKWAPVTRMVGDASLWWEGDTKQLDSHYGGMNMVYRPSQFAGGVVGAVSRFFWGQPTPKGQSNRKMHLPIAADIAATSASLLFDTPPTFTVDDEQAQANLDDMLNDDRFPADLLVMAESCAALGGVYGRIMWDTDVSDDPWIDFVDADSAYPEFSYGKLTAITFHEELPKQDEKHVWRLLSRYTKGRIEYALYKGREQNLGEQHPLNDHPSTAPLADIVDSQGGVDSHTMGIAATYIPNARPVVGFRNDGQLRNIGRPDISPDLFPLFDMLDEVWTDLKREMRLGKQRAVVPEYWLEQQGFGKGQVFDLDREFYDAVASTPTEGQGVQFYSPELRFEYYLNLADKIVLEILRRANYSPSTFGLAETTSTGQKTAREIESEYQASIQTWKAKSRYMRAGLSELSNALLEVHAWLHNITPPKARVKVDMTAPVQETMLDKASTIQALDAARAISTQQKIDMLHTEWDEEDKLAEVDRIIAEQAGTFDPLGNIRPDEDPLGED; from the coding sequence ATGAGCATGCCCGCCGCTAACACCCCGTGGCCCCCAGAAAAGTGGGCACCAGTAACCCGCATGGTGGGGGATGCTTCCCTGTGGTGGGAGGGGGACACTAAGCAGCTGGACTCGCACTATGGCGGCATGAACATGGTGTACCGCCCATCCCAGTTTGCTGGTGGGGTAGTGGGGGCGGTGTCTCGATTCTTCTGGGGCCAGCCCACTCCAAAGGGTCAATCAAACCGGAAGATGCACCTGCCTATCGCAGCGGACATTGCCGCCACGTCCGCATCCCTGCTGTTTGATACGCCGCCCACGTTCACCGTGGACGATGAGCAAGCCCAAGCCAACCTGGATGACATGCTCAACGATGATCGTTTCCCTGCAGACCTGCTAGTGATGGCGGAATCCTGCGCCGCCCTAGGTGGCGTATACGGGCGCATCATGTGGGATACCGACGTATCCGATGACCCGTGGATTGATTTCGTGGATGCTGACAGCGCCTACCCCGAATTTAGCTACGGCAAACTGACTGCCATCACATTCCATGAAGAGCTACCCAAGCAGGACGAAAAGCACGTCTGGCGCTTGCTATCCCGCTACACCAAGGGCCGTATTGAGTACGCCCTCTACAAGGGCAGGGAGCAGAATCTAGGTGAGCAGCACCCCCTTAATGACCACCCATCTACCGCGCCACTCGCGGACATTGTAGATAGCCAGGGTGGGGTGGACTCCCACACCATGGGCATCGCAGCAACCTACATTCCGAATGCCCGCCCGGTTGTGGGCTTCCGTAACGACGGCCAATTACGTAATATCGGACGCCCTGATATTAGCCCCGACCTGTTCCCATTGTTTGACATGCTGGATGAAGTGTGGACCGACCTAAAGCGCGAGATGCGGCTAGGTAAGCAACGTGCTGTAGTTCCCGAATACTGGCTAGAACAGCAGGGCTTCGGTAAGGGGCAGGTGTTTGACCTTGACCGCGAATTCTACGACGCGGTAGCATCCACCCCAACCGAAGGGCAGGGCGTTCAGTTTTACTCACCGGAACTCCGCTTCGAGTACTACCTGAACCTGGCGGACAAAATCGTGTTGGAAATTCTACGCCGCGCCAATTACTCTCCATCCACGTTCGGGCTGGCTGAAACCACCTCCACGGGGCAGAAGACGGCCCGTGAGATTGAATCCGAATACCAAGCCTCCATCCAAACCTGGAAAGCAAAGTCACGCTACATGCGCGCCGGGCTATCCGAGCTATCCAACGCGCTACTAGAAGTCCATGCTTGGCTGCACAACATCACCCCACCCAAGGCACGGGTCAAGGTGGATATGACGGCACCTGTACAGGAAACCATGTTGGATAAGGCATCCACCATCCAGGCCCTGGACGCGGCACGCGCTATCTCCACCCAGCAAAAGATTGACATGCTACACACTGAGTGGGACGAAGAGGATAAGCTAGCAGAGGTAGACCGCATCATCGCAGAGCAAGCGGGCACATTTGACCCACTGGGTAACATTAGGCCAGATGAAGACCCACTAGGTGAGGATTAA
- a CDS encoding PBSX family phage terminase large subunit — MIDTAEVMGFSQKQKDAFAGSTGRVNIWDGSVRSGKTYTWTLLMLALVAAYKGTAAIVITGKNRDSIYRNVFEPIETLAIFIPVKKYVVYRQGAAKATIFGRHVHIIGANDAGAESKIRGMTIGLAFADEITLLHPAFFKQLLSRLSKSYSKLFCTTNPDSQNHWLRKDYLVRVPGCMHYDTKTQPEDQLADWTYWHFTMDDNPSLTEGYKSNLRKEYTGMWYLRFIQGLWVAAEGAIYQMWDEAKHVVHPEDMPIMRQIIALGIDYGTTHPTTGILLGIGDDNRLYAVDEWAPGRLTNNALTADLKEWLTRHDYPTWIYYDPAAASFGLQLHEDGIRRIDKANNDVLDGIRTVASLLDNGNLLISSQCKNLIDEIPGYRWDEKAAERGIDKPIKEGDDFCDALRYSVYSSRYLWSRSITA; from the coding sequence GTGATTGATACAGCGGAGGTCATGGGCTTTAGCCAGAAGCAAAAGGATGCTTTCGCAGGTTCGACGGGGCGTGTGAACATCTGGGATGGGTCTGTGCGCTCTGGTAAGACGTACACGTGGACGTTGCTCATGCTGGCTTTGGTGGCGGCGTATAAGGGCACTGCGGCTATTGTCATCACGGGTAAGAACCGTGACAGTATCTACCGTAACGTGTTTGAGCCAATCGAAACATTGGCAATCTTCATCCCTGTCAAGAAGTATGTGGTGTACCGGCAGGGTGCAGCAAAGGCCACTATCTTCGGTAGGCACGTGCACATCATTGGTGCGAACGATGCGGGCGCAGAATCAAAGATTCGCGGTATGACCATCGGCCTAGCATTCGCGGATGAGATTACCTTGCTGCACCCCGCCTTTTTTAAACAGCTGTTGTCCCGCCTGTCTAAGTCCTACTCCAAGCTATTCTGCACCACTAACCCTGATAGTCAGAATCACTGGCTGCGCAAAGACTATTTGGTACGTGTGCCGGGCTGTATGCACTACGACACCAAGACCCAGCCGGAAGACCAACTCGCGGACTGGACTTATTGGCACTTCACCATGGATGACAACCCCTCACTAACCGAGGGATACAAATCCAATCTGCGCAAGGAATACACAGGCATGTGGTACCTCCGATTCATCCAAGGCTTATGGGTAGCCGCAGAAGGCGCAATCTACCAGATGTGGGATGAAGCTAAACACGTAGTACATCCCGAGGATATGCCCATCATGCGACAGATCATCGCCCTAGGTATCGACTACGGCACCACCCACCCCACAACCGGCATCCTCCTAGGAATAGGGGACGATAACCGACTCTATGCGGTAGATGAATGGGCACCAGGGCGGCTAACCAACAATGCTTTAACCGCTGACCTGAAAGAATGGCTAACCCGCCACGACTATCCCACGTGGATTTACTATGACCCCGCTGCCGCATCCTTTGGCCTACAACTCCATGAAGATGGCATCCGCCGTATCGACAAAGCCAACAACGATGTGCTCGACGGTATCCGCACCGTGGCATCCTTGCTAGACAACGGCAACCTACTCATATCTTCCCAGTGTAAGAACCTGATAGATGAAATCCCCGGCTACAGGTGGGACGAAAAAGCAGCAGAGCGCGGCATAGACAAGCCCATTAAAGAGGGAGACGATTTCTGCGACGCTCTACGCTATAGCGTGTATTCGTCTCGCTACCTGTGGTCTAGGAGCATCACCGCATAG
- a CDS encoding sigma factor-like helix-turn-helix DNA-binding protein has translation MPSLHKDRTKAIIAERRRKAYEMRIQGASYHQIADTLKVSTDTVRNDVKAHMDYIPRENAIELRDMELDKLNQMELALQKKLRSGSPQAINAAVRIMQHRAQLMGLDSIENNDGLDAAKEAMTQIISALQNGPTAKPVEDDQQGD, from the coding sequence ATGCCCAGCCTGCACAAAGACCGCACCAAAGCCATCATCGCGGAACGACGACGCAAAGCCTACGAAATGCGCATACAAGGCGCGTCCTACCACCAAATCGCAGACACCCTGAAAGTCTCCACTGACACTGTGCGTAATGATGTGAAAGCCCACATGGATTACATTCCGCGTGAGAATGCGATTGAGTTGCGCGATATGGAGTTAGACAAGCTGAACCAAATGGAACTGGCACTACAGAAGAAGCTACGTTCCGGCTCCCCGCAGGCTATCAACGCGGCTGTGCGCATCATGCAGCACCGGGCGCAGCTCATGGGCCTGGACTCCATCGAGAACAACGATGGTTTGGATGCGGCTAAGGAGGCCATGACCCAGATTATTAGCGCGTTGCAGAATGGGCCTACCGCCAAGCCTGTGGAGGATGACCAGCAGGGTGATTGA
- a CDS encoding ParB/RepB/Spo0J family partition protein, which produces MTLVNIAELRFYPGNARRGDIDLIAESLEKLGQYKPIVVNADGTILAGNHTVMAAQRLGWETIDVHRVDVDDDTAKRIVIVDNKANDQSTYDVEDLVNLLTELPTLEATGFTRDEVDQLLESLDDIDADIPERPAEPTPEGFNLLVECENAEEQARIKARLLAEGVTVGEV; this is translated from the coding sequence ATGACTCTTGTAAATATTGCTGAGCTACGTTTCTACCCGGGCAACGCCCGCCGGGGTGACATTGACCTGATTGCCGAATCATTGGAGAAGCTAGGGCAATACAAGCCCATTGTCGTGAATGCGGATGGCACAATTTTGGCCGGTAATCACACGGTTATGGCGGCGCAGCGCCTTGGCTGGGAAACCATCGACGTGCATCGCGTGGATGTGGACGATGACACCGCCAAGCGCATAGTAATCGTCGATAATAAGGCCAACGACCAATCCACCTACGATGTGGAAGACCTCGTTAACCTGCTCACTGAGCTTCCTACTTTGGAGGCCACGGGCTTCACCCGCGATGAGGTGGATCAGCTCCTAGAGTCGCTAGACGATATTGATGCTGACATTCCAGAGCGCCCCGCTGAACCAACCCCGGAGGGCTTTAACCTGCTGGTAGAGTGCGAGAACGCGGAAGAGCAAGCCCGAATTAAGGCACGCCTGCTTGCCGAAGGTGTGACCGTTGGTGAGGTCTAA
- a CDS encoding HNH endonuclease signature motif containing protein has protein sequence MSRVCSIDGCESPHEAKGFCQRHYQRNYRTGSPIKKPRRANPLRDRTCAYCGSSYQSRSNHTKFCSTKCLDRNNYLRHREQKLTSAREYRKNNQEKIKASRKEKYQANRDEMRIRNRENYLLNREERVKAAIKYQAEHPEIVALTRSRRRAAVNFRISTKDHRKLLHLYRGCCAYCSVKLGKWGRKEGNSLQWDHVVPLARGGANGVGNLVPSCRNCNLSKNSSTVMEWKIRKARWYIDREITRLGGGEC, from the coding sequence ATGTCTAGAGTCTGCTCTATTGATGGATGCGAGTCCCCTCATGAAGCGAAAGGCTTTTGTCAGCGCCATTACCAGCGGAACTATCGCACTGGGTCTCCCATCAAGAAGCCACGTAGGGCAAATCCATTGAGAGACCGTACTTGTGCGTATTGCGGTTCGTCTTATCAATCCCGTTCTAATCACACCAAGTTTTGTAGTACGAAATGCCTGGACAGAAATAACTATCTGCGCCACAGGGAACAAAAGCTTACTTCGGCTAGGGAGTATCGCAAGAATAATCAGGAAAAAATCAAAGCGAGCCGTAAGGAAAAGTACCAGGCCAATCGGGATGAAATGAGAATTAGGAATAGGGAAAACTACTTGTTGAACCGAGAGGAACGGGTAAAGGCTGCTATCAAATATCAGGCAGAGCATCCTGAAATTGTGGCTTTGACACGTTCCCGTAGGCGTGCAGCTGTCAACTTCAGGATTTCCACCAAAGACCACAGAAAGCTACTCCACCTATATAGAGGGTGCTGTGCGTATTGCAGCGTGAAACTAGGGAAGTGGGGACGGAAAGAGGGCAACTCACTTCAGTGGGATCATGTGGTTCCTCTGGCACGTGGAGGCGCTAATGGTGTTGGCAATCTTGTCCCTAGCTGCCGTAACTGCAATCTTTCTAAGAATTCTTCAACGGTGATGGAATGGAAGATTCGTAAGGCCCGCTGGTACATCGACAGGGAAATCACCCGGCTAGGTGGTGGGGAATGCTAA
- the nrdF gene encoding class 1b ribonucleoside-diphosphate reductase subunit beta, with translation MNLATPNHATPQDTIDPINWNEITDQVDKDVWDRLTSNFWLPEKVPVSNDIPTWKIMDEAEQWATMQVFTGLTMLDTMQGTVGALSILPDAATPHEEAVYTNIAFMESVHAKSYSNIFMTLADTPTINHAFNWGRQSERLQYKAHRVLDFYKRGNSPMRKAASTLLESFLFYSGFYLPLRMAAHSKLTNTADIIRLIIRDEAVHGYYIGYKYQQQVKHLDQAQQAELQSKVIDLLLDLMDNEEHYTRDLYDPLGWTEDVLAFLRYNANKALNNLGYDGIYPQDMCRFNPGVMTSLNPGADENHDFFSGSGSSYVIGTAEDTTDEDWAW, from the coding sequence ATGAACCTCGCAACACCCAACCATGCCACACCACAAGACACCATCGACCCCATCAACTGGAACGAAATCACCGACCAAGTAGACAAAGACGTATGGGACAGGCTCACCAGTAACTTCTGGTTGCCTGAGAAGGTGCCCGTATCCAACGATATTCCCACCTGGAAAATCATGGACGAGGCGGAGCAATGGGCCACCATGCAAGTCTTCACCGGCCTAACCATGCTTGACACCATGCAAGGCACCGTAGGCGCACTAAGCATCCTGCCAGACGCAGCGACCCCACACGAAGAAGCCGTGTACACAAACATCGCCTTCATGGAATCCGTACACGCTAAGTCCTACTCCAATATCTTCATGACGCTGGCGGACACCCCCACCATCAACCACGCATTCAACTGGGGAAGGCAGAGCGAACGCCTACAGTACAAGGCCCACCGCGTCCTCGACTTCTACAAGCGCGGCAACTCGCCCATGCGGAAAGCCGCATCCACCCTGCTAGAATCCTTCCTCTTTTACAGTGGCTTCTACCTGCCGTTGCGTATGGCGGCGCACTCTAAGCTAACCAACACCGCCGACATCATCCGCCTAATCATCCGCGATGAGGCTGTCCACGGCTACTACATCGGATACAAGTACCAGCAGCAGGTCAAACACCTAGACCAAGCACAACAGGCAGAACTCCAGTCCAAGGTTATCGACCTGCTCCTAGACCTCATGGATAACGAGGAACACTACACCCGCGACCTGTATGACCCGCTGGGCTGGACAGAGGATGTACTCGCATTCCTGCGCTACAACGCAAACAAGGCGCTCAATAACCTGGGATATGACGGTATCTACCCGCAGGACATGTGCCGATTCAACCCTGGGGTGATGACCTCACTTAACCCTGGAGCGGATGAGAACCATGATTTCTTTTCTGGTTCTGGTTCGTCTTATGTGATTGGTACGGCGGAGGATACTACCGATGAAGATTGGGCGTGGTAG
- the dut gene encoding dUTP diphosphatase yields MHALEAMGLAVIILLALGLATALVIIVSKQHQDAKHNNPSSNRPLRIEVEGEAAYRPARAHTDDAGWDVRAAEDVHLKPGERALVSTGIKLGIPTGYCVLVLPRSGNAHKLGVTVNNAPGLIDAGYQGTLYVNLINHGDKAIRLNQGARIAQLLIQPVTSTCFNPVKNLTGTTQRGTKGHGSTGTK; encoded by the coding sequence ATGCACGCACTAGAAGCAATGGGCCTGGCCGTCATCATCCTGCTGGCCCTGGGCCTCGCAACCGCCCTGGTCATCATCGTGAGCAAGCAGCACCAGGACGCAAAACACAACAATCCCTCTTCTAACCGGCCCCTACGCATCGAAGTAGAAGGCGAAGCAGCGTACCGCCCGGCCCGTGCACACACAGATGACGCAGGATGGGACGTTCGCGCCGCCGAAGACGTACACCTAAAACCAGGGGAGCGCGCCCTAGTATCCACCGGAATCAAACTAGGAATCCCCACCGGCTACTGCGTCCTAGTCCTACCCCGTTCAGGGAATGCCCACAAGCTAGGCGTCACCGTAAACAACGCGCCGGGCCTCATTGACGCGGGCTACCAAGGCACCCTCTACGTCAATCTCATCAATCACGGGGATAAAGCTATCCGCTTAAACCAGGGTGCGCGCATCGCACAGCTACTAATCCAGCCCGTCACCTCGACCTGCTTCAACCCCGTCAAGAACCTCACCGGCACCACACAGCGCGGCACTAAAGGCCACGGCTCCACCGGCACCAAATAA
- a CDS encoding DNA-methyltransferase, translating into MELINDHFQNFKRYNFPKAQLLVADIPYSLGTNAYGSSPAWYIGGDNKNGESELAGKQFFDTDKDFRVPEFMHFASKMLRPEPKAKGQAPCMIVFCSFEQQIPLIEEAKRYGFKNYINLVFRKPTSPQVLKANMRVVGNAEYALILYRDKLPKFNNHGHMIMNVQDWAKDGKHIPKVHPTQKPVALIERLIELFTDPGDVVIDPCAGSGSTLVAAENLGRRGYGFEIKKDFCRAFERQMRPAVTPSLNLWESSMEEECLTL; encoded by the coding sequence ATGGAACTGATTAACGACCACTTCCAGAATTTTAAACGGTATAACTTTCCTAAAGCTCAGTTGCTTGTCGCTGATATTCCGTATTCGCTAGGCACTAATGCTTACGGCTCTAGCCCCGCCTGGTACATCGGTGGCGACAACAAGAACGGCGAATCTGAACTAGCAGGCAAGCAATTCTTCGACACAGACAAAGACTTCCGCGTCCCCGAATTCATGCACTTCGCCAGTAAGATGCTCCGCCCGGAACCGAAAGCCAAAGGGCAAGCACCTTGCATGATCGTGTTCTGTAGCTTCGAACAGCAAATACCACTGATTGAGGAAGCCAAGCGCTACGGCTTCAAGAACTACATCAACTTAGTGTTCCGTAAACCCACCTCGCCGCAGGTGCTTAAAGCCAACATGCGGGTAGTGGGCAATGCTGAATATGCCCTCATCCTCTACCGCGACAAGCTGCCGAAGTTCAACAATCACGGCCACATGATCATGAACGTTCAGGACTGGGCAAAAGACGGCAAGCACATTCCGAAAGTGCACCCGACGCAAAAGCCTGTAGCGCTCATCGAACGCCTCATTGAACTGTTCACAGACCCCGGTGATGTAGTCATTGACCCGTGTGCGGGTAGTGGTTCCACATTGGTGGCGGCGGAAAACCTAGGGCGGCGCGGCTACGGATTCGAAATCAAGAAAGATTTTTGCCGCGCATTCGAACGGCAGATGCGCCCGGCTGTCACACCATCACTCAACCTTTGGGAATCTTCTATGGAGGAAGAATGCTTAACACTCTAA
- a CDS encoding WhiB family transcriptional regulator translates to MTTAILTHNPTMLNMNRWWEKAQCAGQPLNNYVLTGQRDKQATARQLCQHCPVKPQCAYDALQHEDSGVVRAGVWIPEDTAAMRYERETVYSQLYDAVAEGA, encoded by the coding sequence ATGACAACGGCAATCCTCACCCACAATCCCACCATGCTGAACATGAACCGCTGGTGGGAGAAAGCCCAATGCGCAGGCCAACCCCTCAACAACTACGTACTCACTGGGCAGCGCGATAAGCAAGCCACAGCCCGCCAACTCTGCCAACACTGCCCCGTCAAACCACAATGCGCCTACGACGCACTACAACACGAAGACAGTGGAGTAGTACGCGCCGGAGTATGGATACCAGAAGACACCGCCGCCATGCGATACGAACGTGAAACCGTCTACAGCCAACTGTATGACGCAGTAGCGGAAGGGGCGTAA